Proteins found in one Bacillota bacterium genomic segment:
- a CDS encoding EamA family transporter — protein MNAVGLIAGSVAAGVAGQMLLKQAMREVGPYMGREFGSWLFSAATSPYALAGLSMYVLALATWLVVLSRVELSCAYPMLGASKVLVVFLAFLVFGEPLTWHKIVGSSLVCAGIWLLALRA, from the coding sequence ATGAACGCGGTGGGCCTTATCGCGGGAAGCGTCGCTGCGGGCGTGGCAGGTCAGATGTTGCTTAAGCAGGCAATGAGGGAGGTAGGCCCCTACATGGGCAGGGAGTTTGGATCCTGGCTATTCTCCGCAGCGACATCCCCTTATGCGCTGGCGGGCCTCTCGATGTATGTCCTTGCCCTCGCGACTTGGCTCGTGGTCCTCTCCCGGGTAGAACTCAGCTGTGCCTACCCGATGCTAGGAGCGAGCAAGGTGCTGGTGGTCTTCCTGGCGTTCCTGGTTTTCGGGGAGCCCCTCACCTGGCACAAGATAGTGGGGTCGTCCCTGGTGTGCGCAGGGATATGGCTTCTTGCCCTACGTGCCTGA
- a CDS encoding cation:proton antiporter → MTRDDLVVFLIQISVMLAVGLALGKVMCRLRTPAVVGELIGGVLLGPTVLGAVAPSFHAWLFPSQGISSVGQDAVIQLGMLFFLFLAGLEVNLEHLRRQGLSIALVSISGIAVPFALGFGSVFLLPDLWGDQANGDTLITALFVGTALSISALPVTARILLDLNLIRSEAGRVMMAAATINDLIGWSLFAVILSKATPNATPTTAPWATMLLVLGLFALVLSLGRRVGRHALFWLQSHLTGPASTIGAMAVALLSASAVVQAMGMHTIVGAFLAGVCLSEDCERRNQAHETVYQFAMGFFAPICFVSIGLKTNFLANCDPPLVLFVFLVAFAGKVIPVTLGARVGGLPLREALAVGFGMNARGAMEVILATVAFEHNLIDQSIFVALVIMAVVTSLLSGTAVQRLLRPADVSTGDRRSLNVAPSRRKPHLLLRWRQGQEGTPLA, encoded by the coding sequence ATGACCCGAGACGACTTGGTCGTGTTTCTCATTCAGATTTCCGTGATGTTGGCAGTAGGACTCGCCCTCGGGAAGGTGATGTGCAGGCTGCGCACACCCGCAGTCGTAGGCGAACTCATCGGCGGTGTGCTGTTGGGGCCCACGGTCCTGGGTGCTGTTGCTCCTAGCTTCCACGCGTGGCTGTTTCCCTCTCAAGGCATCAGCTCGGTGGGTCAAGATGCAGTCATCCAGCTGGGAATGCTGTTCTTCTTGTTTCTGGCCGGGCTGGAAGTGAACCTCGAGCATCTGCGTCGTCAGGGGTTGAGCATAGCCCTGGTGAGCATTTCGGGGATTGCCGTGCCCTTTGCCCTGGGATTCGGGTCGGTCTTCCTGTTACCTGACCTGTGGGGGGATCAAGCGAACGGCGACACACTGATCACTGCTCTTTTCGTCGGGACGGCTCTATCCATTTCGGCCCTGCCTGTTACAGCCAGAATCTTGCTGGATCTGAACCTGATCCGGAGCGAAGCAGGCCGGGTAATGATGGCTGCCGCTACCATCAACGATCTGATAGGCTGGTCGTTGTTTGCGGTGATCCTGAGCAAGGCTACTCCGAACGCTACACCTACCACCGCCCCTTGGGCAACCATGCTCCTGGTGCTGGGTCTGTTCGCCTTAGTCTTGAGTCTGGGGCGTCGGGTAGGTCGACACGCCCTGTTTTGGTTGCAATCTCACCTCACCGGGCCCGCTAGTACCATCGGAGCCATGGCCGTCGCGTTGCTAAGTGCGTCCGCTGTTGTCCAGGCGATGGGAATGCATACCATTGTGGGAGCGTTCCTAGCCGGCGTTTGCCTTTCGGAGGATTGCGAAAGGCGAAACCAGGCCCATGAGACAGTGTACCAGTTTGCGATGGGCTTTTTCGCCCCCATTTGCTTTGTTTCAATAGGGCTCAAGACCAACTTCCTGGCCAACTGCGACCCACCGCTCGTCCTATTTGTATTCCTGGTTGCGTTTGCTGGCAAGGTGATCCCGGTTACGCTGGGAGCACGGGTGGGCGGGTTGCCCTTAAGAGAGGCTCTGGCGGTAGGTTTCGGAATGAACGCGCGAGGGGCAATGGAGGTAATCCTAGCGACGGTAGCGTTCGAGCACAACCTGATTGATCAAAGTATCTTTGTGGCTCTGGTGATCATGGCGGTCGTAACGAGTCTGCTGAGCGGCACAGCCGTCCAGCGCCTTCTTAGGCCTGCGGACGTCTCCACCGGAGACCGGCGGAGCCTGAACGTGGCGCCCTCCCGGAGGAAGCCACATCTCTTGCTCCGTTGGAGGCAGGGCCAGGAGGGTACGCCGCTGGCTTGA
- a CDS encoding radical SAM protein — MDVNRVVFVRLPPFMGYRHPHPQNLLIPFEAAQMATILSLRGYSVHIVDAWAEGLTPSQTMERIVAARPQLVAMETATPTVNLARRIIQGARQRQDFVVVAFGQHATALPGTILGDGSFLACIKGEGEATLPHLLEVLGRGGRLSEVPGILWYRDTLHENAPRPYLDDLDSLPFIDYRLLARRRYYMSSCSIPRFRPTRWGFVLSSRGCPFRCIYCSPTLRFSYGKRYRAHSPEYVVDNIEYLVRAHGVNAISLPDDVFTLDRDRTAQICHLLRKKGLRVPWVCQTRADCLDPLLIREMKAGGCVGVCLGVESGSERVLQCLRKDMSKEQIRRVVRELHAAGIAPTLFFMVGSPTETYEEFRETLAFACELRPLIIQVAYFTPYPGSPVFEELHQSSQQPGALTQLSFDDYSHYNRASFNLSAIDDQRFRTLQRDFYRRYYLRAAYLRYYIRRRLPYAVFNARHELGLIRAALTFLARPPKAGDMYPSSGSPRRGASACGKESQPAVGVQPHEALEPQGGEALPQNPPRG, encoded by the coding sequence ATGGATGTGAACCGAGTAGTGTTCGTGCGTCTCCCGCCGTTCATGGGCTACCGCCACCCTCACCCGCAGAACCTGCTCATCCCCTTCGAAGCGGCCCAGATGGCGACGATCCTATCCCTGCGCGGATATAGTGTCCACATCGTGGACGCCTGGGCGGAAGGGCTTACCCCATCGCAGACGATGGAGCGCATCGTTGCTGCCCGCCCGCAGTTGGTGGCCATGGAAACAGCCACGCCCACCGTGAACCTGGCCCGCCGGATCATCCAGGGCGCGCGCCAGAGGCAAGACTTCGTAGTGGTCGCCTTCGGGCAGCACGCCACGGCCCTCCCCGGCACGATATTGGGCGACGGATCCTTTCTTGCGTGTATAAAAGGTGAGGGCGAAGCCACGCTGCCCCACCTGCTGGAGGTACTCGGGCGAGGCGGGCGGCTGTCGGAAGTCCCCGGCATCCTGTGGTACAGGGATACCCTGCACGAAAACGCCCCGCGCCCCTACCTCGATGACCTGGACAGCCTGCCGTTCATCGACTACCGATTGCTCGCAAGGCGCCGCTACTACATGTCATCGTGCTCCATACCGCGCTTCCGGCCCACTCGTTGGGGCTTCGTCCTGAGCAGCCGCGGCTGCCCGTTCCGTTGCATATACTGCTCACCCACCCTGCGCTTCTCCTACGGCAAGAGGTACCGGGCCCATTCCCCTGAATACGTCGTCGACAATATTGAATACCTGGTACGGGCACACGGGGTCAACGCTATATCACTGCCCGACGACGTCTTCACGTTAGATCGGGACAGGACGGCGCAGATCTGCCACCTTCTGCGTAAGAAAGGCTTGAGGGTGCCCTGGGTGTGCCAGACACGGGCCGATTGCCTGGATCCCCTCCTAATCCGGGAGATGAAAGCAGGCGGCTGTGTGGGCGTGTGCCTGGGGGTGGAGTCGGGCAGCGAGCGGGTCCTTCAGTGCCTCCGCAAGGATATGAGCAAGGAGCAGATCCGGCGCGTGGTGCGCGAGCTTCACGCCGCCGGGATCGCCCCCACCTTGTTCTTCATGGTGGGGAGCCCCACGGAGACATACGAGGAGTTCCGGGAGACGCTCGCATTCGCGTGCGAACTGCGGCCGCTGATCATTCAGGTGGCATACTTCACCCCCTACCCGGGATCACCTGTATTCGAGGAGTTGCACCAGTCCTCTCAGCAACCTGGTGCCCTCACCCAACTCAGCTTCGACGACTACTCCCATTACAACCGTGCGAGCTTCAACCTGAGCGCTATTGACGACCAGCGCTTCCGAACGCTCCAGCGCGATTTCTACCGCCGCTACTACCTACGAGCGGCCTATCTCCGTTACTACATACGGCGGCGCCTACCCTATGCCGTCTTCAACGCCCGGCACGAACTGGGCCTCATCCGCGCGGCCTTAACCTTCCTGGCGCGACCACCCAAGGCCGGGGATATGTATCCGAGTTCGGGGTCCCCGCGCCGGGGGGCGTCAGCATGCGGTAAGGAGTCGCAGCCAGCAGTGGGGGTGCAACCTCACGAAGCGCTCGAACCGCAGGGAGGGGAAGCACTTCCCCAAAACCCACCTCGCGGCTAG
- a CDS encoding DUF362 domain-containing protein: protein MARCTGEASRVWVKACLHYEEAAVRSGLEALGDGCGLGASARGRTVFCKVNAATGGPPARARSTHPVVVKCLVSYLYSRGATQVYVGDSSAAYGHTRAALASAGITQATQEAGGLVVDIDSLSPRRLSLPVPGDVFTGDLVLDSDLLVSVAKLKTHSLAGYTGALKNLLGTLMGAGKARVHQAGGRHGLYRALVELIRLLRPRFGVLDGIVGMEGNGPSDGQPRLIGLLAASSDLVALDTFTCQHTGINLRRVPLLGYAALAGLGCDDPARIAVCGDAVAPLHPPLALPARTFRLPEKIAPLARTFYRLREVAMSPIIKESSCTRCGNCVSTCPSQAISYAPDSELHIDPYCCARCFHCLSSCRRGAIEVAINPWLRPLIAARLEMLGMGTRNNR, encoded by the coding sequence ATGGCCCGGTGTACCGGAGAAGCGTCCCGGGTATGGGTTAAGGCCTGCCTCCACTATGAGGAGGCAGCTGTGAGGTCGGGCCTGGAGGCCCTGGGAGACGGTTGCGGGCTTGGCGCCAGCGCCCGCGGACGCACTGTGTTCTGCAAAGTTAACGCTGCCACGGGTGGCCCCCCGGCCCGGGCCCGGTCCACCCATCCGGTGGTGGTGAAGTGTCTTGTGAGCTACCTGTACAGCCGCGGGGCAACGCAGGTCTATGTAGGAGACTCCAGCGCGGCCTACGGTCACACGCGCGCGGCCCTCGCGTCGGCTGGGATCACCCAAGCAACACAGGAAGCGGGGGGGCTCGTGGTCGACATCGACTCCCTCAGCCCCCGCCGCCTATCTTTGCCGGTCCCAGGTGATGTCTTCACGGGTGACCTGGTCTTGGACAGCGACTTGCTGGTATCGGTGGCCAAGCTCAAGACCCACTCGCTAGCTGGTTACACCGGCGCGCTAAAGAACCTCCTGGGAACGCTGATGGGGGCCGGCAAGGCTCGAGTCCACCAAGCCGGAGGACGCCATGGATTGTACCGCGCACTCGTGGAACTCATTCGGCTCCTCCGGCCCCGGTTCGGGGTTCTGGACGGGATCGTAGGGATGGAGGGGAACGGCCCCAGCGACGGTCAGCCGCGGCTAATCGGGCTCCTCGCAGCGTCGTCCGACCTGGTGGCCCTCGACACGTTTACCTGCCAGCACACAGGCATCAACCTCCGGCGCGTACCCTTGTTAGGCTACGCCGCACTTGCGGGGCTGGGCTGCGATGACCCCGCGCGCATCGCCGTGTGCGGCGACGCCGTCGCGCCGCTTCATCCCCCCCTGGCGCTTCCTGCCCGCACGTTCCGGCTCCCCGAGAAGATCGCCCCGCTGGCGAGGACATTTTACAGGCTGCGTGAGGTGGCTATGAGTCCCATCATCAAAGAGTCAAGCTGCACACGCTGCGGCAATTGCGTCTCAACGTGTCCTTCCCAGGCCATCTCCTACGCCCCAGACAGCGAACTCCATATCGACCCATACTGCTGTGCGCGCTGCTTTCACTGCCTCTCCAGTTGCCGCAGAGGGGCAATAGAGGTGGCTATCAACCCTTGGCTCCGACCACTGATTGCCGCTCGCCTGGAAATGCTGGGCATGGGCACGAGGAACAACCGATAA